The Lampris incognitus isolate fLamInc1 chromosome 4, fLamInc1.hap2, whole genome shotgun sequence genome segment TCCTACTCCTACACTCTTGCTAAAGGTAGAACGATTAGGATTTGTCAGTTGcaatttgtaaacacaacattcaaagttggtccCTCCTCCCTGGCTCAATTACACCAGacggacacgccccctgactgcAGCGTCcacaacacatcccaatgtacaggccaactctgcgtCACTCTTTATCCCCACCCTCTCATTCAGCATTCAGAGCTCACCACTGCTCATCATTATGCCTTTACGTTATGccgctttttaatttttttcaccTAAACATATTTGATAAAATACtgacatcatctcatctcatctcatcatcagctgcttctctggggttgggttgcggtggcagcaagctaaatagggcactacAGATATCTCTCTCTTCAGCAACATTTTAGGATCCTGGGGGATCCTAAAATGTTCCCAGGCCAAATTAGAAATGTagcccctccagtgagttctgggtcttccctggggtctcctcccagttggacgtgcctggaaaacctccaaaggaaggcatcaaggaggcatcctaatcagatgcccgaaccaccttaactggttcctttcgacgcaaaggagcagcggctctactccaagatccctctggatgtccgagctcctcatcctaacATTACAATTCTTAACATCTCTTTTATAAAATAGTGACATCAATTTAATGAAATATTGCAATAAAATGTGTAAGGGTAATGAAAGTGTATAGTACCCCCTCATAAGAACATTATGATATGCACCTACTTTATGGAAAGAAGTAAACTGAAAGAATGTGTCACATCACAGCCACTGCTTGTTGTATTTGATAAGATGACTTCTGTGTCATTAATGGCAGTGGCTTTCTGTCTACTTACAGTGAAAAGTACAAAGAATCTCTGATTCTTCTCCCCCACGCAGTTATTGACCCAGGGACAGTGGTGATCCATCTTCCGTATGCATCTTTTACAGATACTGTGGGCAAGACAAGATATAGCAGAGCGTGTCAATGTCACCTATTTACaagccagtgattttttttagtgAGGCAAATCAATCATTGGAAGCTGCCCATTAATACCTGGTTCATACAACTGGTCAGTCTACAGCTCCACTAAAACAATTAGGAGTCCAGTATGTTGTTCAACAGCACTTTCGGAGTAGCTAAGGAAGGATGGGAGAGTGTTTGGGATGGCCGACCTTAGCAATAATCAGATGCCACGGAGagccgtgtgtatgcaggtttaaatttcaacccaacactacaccagatGATTTCAAACCTTGTACCAGACAGGGGAGGACCAActggtgaaatcagctggtgtagtgttggacTGGACTaaaaacctacatacacatgactGAGAACCACTGATATAGGGATTCAAAACTATGACTTTACCGGTAAAGGCCAGCTGGAACTTTCAAGTAGCTACTGTCTCAACAGTAAAAGGTATCTGATGCTGTTTTTAACTACTAGTGGTGCAAATAGATCACAGTAAtaacattaaaataaaaaaaaaaaaaaaaaaaaaacattagtatAGGAATGATTCTGTCCAGTGACTTTTAATCAGTACAAATGGTTGATCAGTATAACCATGATTAGTATAAGCGGCAACTAAATTTTACATGCACAAGTCCAAATTTGCAAATAAGAAAACCAATCTTTCCTGGACTGTTTGTTGACTTCAAGTAGGGCTAAACCAATACTGATATTGGATATCGGTACAATTCCAGGCTAAAATTGAGTATTGGTATAGaatagaaaagaggaaggccaaagaggaggtttatggatgtggtgagggaagacatggaggtggctggtgtgacagaggaagatgcagacgacaggtagaaatggaaacagatgatccactgtggcgacccctaatgggaacagccaaaagtagtagtagtaggtatagaatagaatagaatttaCCCAAGAATAAATTCTAATACCAAAAGTCATTAGTAATATGTCATAAGTAAAAGCAAATAGAAGCCTGCGTTTTgttaaaagtggggggggggggggattccgtcTTCAGTATTTTGCCAATTTTTCACCATTACCACAAACTAATGGCTGAAGTCTGCTGAGTTCAGCAGAAGTAACGGATTGGATCGGTACTCGATATTGGCTGATACTTGACGATTCATACTCATAATCAACTCCGGCAGTGATAAAGCAATATCAATGCATCCCTAATCTCATGCAATACATTTCTAATGTAGCAGAATGTAATAACAAAAAAGCTATTAAAACATAAAATAAGGTCTTTATtacatgtttggtttttttttttttttacccctggcTTATTATTATTTTGGCTTGACTGGCATACATTGTTCTTTTGACTGACACTTATCTTCTTGCAATAAAGTTTGGTTTAAAAAAATGTCAACCGGAGGAAGCGAAGCAGCTGCAGCTAAAGCAAAGAAACATAAGTCCGACCATGATAAAGAATGGAGAAAGGATAAGTACAAAGAAAGAAACTGTGTATATATTGTTGAGGCTCTTCCTAGGTGAAGAAGGCTGCGGTCAGAGGGGGATGTTACACTCGTTTCAGTTCCTGCAATTAGACAGCTGGTGGCGATAATACACCATGTTGGCCAATCAAAAGAGAAGACGATCTCCAGCAGGTTTAAACAATGAAACTTTCAAAccattcaaaaaagaaaaagaaaaaaagctttgCAAATATTTTATGAGGTGGGAAATTTATTAATTATGTTTGTTAGACCTCTTTTTTAGTGAGAAACTTAATAAAAACCAAACCTTGTTGTTTACAGGGAAGACTCCATTGGACACCTTAAAACAAAAGTTGATTGGTGGAGCAGATCTAACTAGATCTGACTTTGAAGTGCTACTATTAACCTGTAAAATATTCAATGGGCTTGCCTCCTCGACAGATCTTAAACAGCCTAATGAGCCATCTTATGCCCTCTGTTCTCAAGGTGCaggcctcctctctctttctctctcactcaggaCCATGGTTCTTCTTctatggactgtctgatgaccatggcatcatggtttctctctctctccggacTGCCAGACCACTTTGGGATCTAGCATCCTTTTTATGCTGCACCCTGTCTTCCCTTGATCGCAGTTGCATCCTCCTGCAAATTTAAGCAATTGTTTGTGTTGTTCTTGTTCATTATTGCTTTTGCATAATTTCTTTTAACTATCGCTAACTGGCATCACTCTCAGCacttctttctccctctgtggGGATGTTGTGTCTTAGTCTGCctcctgtgtgcatgtgaagcCAATTCTCTCTCCAGGGACctactgagcagagctggtttatGACGTGGGGTCCCGCATGCTCTTGGTTGCATCTGTGGGGTTGCCTGATGTTTGATGATCGCAGATTCTCTCCATATGCTTTGCATTCTCTCCTTACAACTTTTATAACCTAATACATTTTAATTTGCTTTCCTATATATGTATTAACTGCATTAAACATCACCTTGCTCTGTGTGTGATATTTGGTTGTACATACTCTTATGTATGCTGTATTCAACACCTATTATTGCATATCTGTCCATCTTGGATAAGGAATTCCtattctgttgctcttcctgagggttTCCCTCTTTTTTTAAGGTTaatcttgtggagtttttcctcatccaagTCAAGGGTCTAAGTTTAGGGGGTGTCATATATTGAactgactgtaaagccctttggaactactttgtgattttgggctatacaaataaaattgactgacTTACTTACTGACTTGGAAAACTTGTGCCAACAGAGATTATTCACTGTGGGAAACATCTTATCACTACAAACACCATCGTTGCTATGGTAGTGCTATGTGTAAATGAGAAGCAACCCCAACAGCTTTCAAAATACCGGATATTACTAAATATTTCAGTGGAAATCAAGGGTGTTCATGTGAGCGTCACCGAAAGACCGACTGGAGGTTACAGGACCCCTCAAAGAATGATAGACTGACTTCAATGCGGTATCTCAGTGGCTCTTAAATATTCTGAGTTTGAGATCATGTTTTTGTATATGCTCTTGGTGTTACCTTACAACAAGTTTGATTTTTGAATTTATCTTTTGTATTTGAACACTTATTGAAAAAGGTTCTTGGTCTTTAATGGTACTACCTGTATAAATAAAGATTATACACAACAGAGGAAAACAGTGCACACTCATCTCGGTACATGTAAATGGATTACACAAAAAGTTGCACACTTCTGCTTGTGTGAAGTTTGTTTACTACTCTAGTTTCAGAACTGGTTTTCTTCAAGGCTTTCTTCGATTGTATAACACGTGAAAAATTACCAAGACATTAACCCCATAATTAAACTTCCAAAAATGTGACACTTTTCTTTCCCCTTAAAAGGGCTGTGATAACGGACATAGAactctaaaagaaaaaaaaaattgaattttgAGCCAATTACTTAAAAAAAGGGATTTTGCTTAAGAGGTATTCAAGTCAAATAGGGGAAAATGAACATTTGTACATAAGTTGACATATCACAGCCTGTGCATGTGCAGGGACTTTTAACGGTCAATCCTCTTCCATAGGTATTGCCTTTAGTTAAGACTTGTACCTGCAGTGGTGTGCCCTTTCAGGCTTGATGCTGCAGCATTTGGGACATTTATAGATGACCTCTCCAGGCTTAAGCAGCAGGCTGTCCATGTACTCTTTAGTAGCGTTGCCCTTGGGAACTGCACCCTGAGGGGAAATTCACAGGGAGACACAAACAAAGAGAGAATGTGGTTAGTCACAGGCTGTGGTTCATCAAACTGTATGCCTACAACAATATATTACCAACTGGTTGCAGGATTGGCTGACAGGTTTCTAAAAGTTCCTCAGTTTGTGAAACAGACTGAAAAACCCTTTTGCTTAATTATATTAATGTGCAGTCAAAGTCCATATACTGTTTGAACTATTCTGTCACATGTCATCACATGCAAGGTGCGTGATATTTTATTATTGGAACTATTAGTTGTTAAAATCATGTTTCGCTTAGTTGTGATCACATTCTAATGCTAACAAACCCAGCATGAAGGAGTTGCTCTCCATGTTTTTCTACAACTTTTCATAAAATGAAGGATATGTTTTCTGTATATTTTGAAGGAATATGACAGTCCAACATAAAGTGTGCAAATTGTAGTTAATTAAGCTTTCTTCAATCAAACAAAAATTAGGCAGGAGTCTAGTCTGTTCCTTTTACTTCTCTATTCTGGGATCGAGGGAGATTAGAACAAAATTCATATCCTTTTGCAGTTATTTCTATATGTTGGCTACTAGTGACATAATGCTTTGAGCATTGTTGAGCTCCAGATTCAATACAGAATAAACACTCACTCTGCTCCATGTAAGAAATGCATCAGGTCAGTGAAATCAGACTGGTACTGTCAATATAGCCTATCAACACGTGAACCTTTTGGAATCACAATGAGCAGCTGAAGCAAAAATCAATTTTGTTAAAGCCTAGATAACCAGTTTGTcacaccaagtcaagtcaagtcaattttatttgtatagcccaatatcacaaattacaaagttgcctcagtgggcttaacagcaacacaacatcctgcccttagaccctctcatcagatgaggaacaactcctaCACCACTGAACAATCCATGAGCATTTCAAGCTTTTGAGTGGAGTAATCAGAAAGGATgggctgattggttggtagggtgTGAATGAGCCACTATCAGGCATAAGTAATGATGAATTAAACATTGCAGAAGCGGGAAAAGTATTTAACTGCCAACTCACTTCAACCTTTGTTGAATTGAGCAAATTCACCAAGATTCAAAAATCCTCTGTTACAAATACTGTTGAACAAACTGCACTGAGTTAATTCAACAtcaaaggaggggaaaaaagactATAGATTAATGCAATTAAATGAAGTTAATGTAATGGTTTTCAGGGTCATGGACAATTTTCTAGGGACATTTAAGCAAAAAGCTAGGCTAGAATGCAATCTAAGGTACCTCAGCAAATTGGTTGTGAAGTGTGGAGTAAATAATACAAGAATCTCTGATCCAACTGATAACCAAATATACGACCACTTTAAGTTTGCTAATcgtacatagacacacattcTCATTTGTTCAAAATGGGATACTGTGTACAAGAGTTAGTTCTATGTCATTAACTAAAATTATCTGAAAATAAGTGGTCATGTCATAAATGAACTAAAGAGTTTGAGTCAATGTAGGCTTAGTCATCAAACACACTGGCAAATGAATTTTGTGGATTGTGAGTGACAATTTGTATGCCAAACGTTTTGAACTTTCAATGACAGCAAAATCAGTGTTCTGCTAACGCCACACTATGATACTGATTTGATTATCCATACACATGTAGCTTTGTAGACTGTGTGATATCACTTGGTTAATAAATGTTAAAAGGTAACCTTGACTCGGTTCTACCGTAGTCAAACCTCTTTTTCCCTTCTGCTACCTTCCCTTTTAATCTCTCTTTATTGTCCCTCCATCTATTCTTGTTCCATAACCCTGCCTTTTCCCTTTCTTTCCTGTCTTAATaaataaatctctctctcttggaTTCTATCCTTGTTCTTGGCAGATACTCTTTACTTTCCAACACAGCTCCCTTCCTCCCTCATCCTTTTTCACCGTGCCCACCTTTCCTACTTACTGGGTCAGTCAGCATGGTGCGTAGGTGCGAGGCCAGTGCAAGTACAGCCAGGGAGTTAAAGGCTGCCCCGTTAAGCAGCGTGTACCAGAAGTTCTTGGTGGGGAGCAGCATAACGAAGTTCACCACAAACTCGGCGTACAACACCAGGAACCAGGTCATAGCGGCACACACCATGCCACAACTgtcctggataaaccacagtgtACGGTTACCCGATGAATGGCCAGTGTGGGGCCCCCCCACCATCATTCCTGGTCCCAGGCCTCCTGCCTCTGCATCCCCACCGGCCGAAAGCAGTGGGTGGTGCTGCTCCATGTCTCGCAGTCGGTGGCCTGAAGACTGCATCCTGTGCTACAGAGAAGGGAAGGATTTGAGATTCAGTACCTCATTTCTTAATGTGTCTAGGATAAatgctaaaaaacaaaacaaagtctcacacacacacacacacacacacacacacacacacacacacacacacacacacacacacacacacacacacacacacacacacacatccaatttCATACTGAATATGACTTTCAATACAAACTAATAATCTCATGCGTGGAGAACTACAAACATGCAAAATGTATGATGGAGATGGTGTCAGATAGAGCTTCAGGGAGGCAGACAAATATGGAGGGAAAGGGAAAGACACCAGGACGAGAGGACGAACATGTGAAGACAAAATGGAACAATGGGTCAGACTATTTGAATAAATCATAAagcacttttttttctcctttctttttttaaagcacTTATAAACTTCTCAAACTCACAAGAGTGAGTCAACCTGGACTTTTCAGTGTatttgtggttgttttttttttaacttttagagGCATGAGTCATTGTTAAGGGGTCCCCGCTTCTTGTTAATGTCAAGGGCAGGAGAAAACCCTAGAGACCAATGTGAGACACTATAACTGCTACTTCAAGATAAATTGATGGCCGCAATAGTCCCTTTAGAAAACTGATCCTGGGGCTGAGTAGCTGTGTGTGAGGAATAAAGGCTATTAATAATCAGAAGCCCCAGTTAGCTCCAGCAGGCAGGCTTTGTGCTGACCCGTTAGGCAAAAATAAACCACTGAAACAAggcaattccaaaaaaaaaagaataaaataaataatgatgCTACCCAAAACACAAGTTAAACAATTGCGAAAGTTCCAAGTTATTTTGTGATTTTAAGGTTCTGTGCAAATAATCTGCACAGATACTGCAATTTGCAATCCATATTTTACTCCCTGACACTGTTATGATTTCACACCATCTTATCTATTATGGGTTTGGCACTCAAATTTGTCACTGCCTGACTGTTTACCAAGCTCACTTTAACTCTTAAAACAAATAACTTTTTTGCTATAAAATTCACTCCCAAATGATAAAAATTAACATGGGATGGAAAAGAGAAATCTGTTGGTTTAATGAGGAATTAACCACTTCCTAAACAAGGAGTAAATGCATGCTTACTCTTACTCTAAATCTGCATTTCTCTAAACAGTGAAAGGCACTGTGGGCTACTCTCACCTAGCATATGGGAACAAGGAGCAACCACACCATTCAAAATTCAAAGGATCATTCAAGGATATTTGTTTCAAAACAAAGTTTCAGTGTCTACATTAGATAAATACTGGTTTAGCTGCTTCCAACCACCACCATGAAACTTCTGGGATGGGAACACTTGTGTATCAACGTTAATTCTTTCAACTTTGACATTAGCCTGACACTCACTACAGGTATAGGCCACAGTAGATACGCATTATTTTTGAACATTATTTAGCCTgtcggcctgcccagggtgtctccccgcctgctgcccaatgactgctgggataggctcaagcatccccgtgaccctgagagcaggataagtggctcagataatggatggatggatgtttttgatggtgtcatttttgggagggcttggatatgtgtttttgtcttttgtgttgcactgctgtgggctgggagaaacgaaattccaTCTCATCTGTGTATGCAAGTATATGGATGagttgacaataaattgttcctgattatgATGATTTTTAAGCCTGACTGTACATTTTCATTGGCAGACGACTCTGGGCACTCAGGCCCAGCAGTCAAAGAATATTATTAAGTGATGTGAACGGGTTTAAGAGTTAAGCTTAGTAAGTCTCACCCGACAATAGCTAAAATGAATAACTCAGGCATTCATGATTCGGGAATTAATGGATTAACAATTATTTTAAATATGCCAGTTatcaaaaggacatttgtttgtatATCTTCAGGAACATAGCAATATCTTAGATGTGAAAGAAAACTGTCAAGTGCAGGACTGCTGCTTTTTGACAGACATTTAGAAGAAATGAGATGTTTCCATTGAGAGTACTATGGGCTTCTCAGAGCATAGTTGGCAAATTTTAGCTGACAAGCCAACCAGGCTGCCTTCAAAACTGCACACTGCCATTCAAACAAGTTTGCTTGTCAACAAGGGG includes the following:
- the zdhhc7 gene encoding palmitoyltransferase ZDHHC7 isoform X1, whose product is MQSSGHRLRDMEQHHPLLSAGGDAEAGGLGPGMMVGGPHTGHSSGNRTLWFIQDSCGMVCAAMTWFLVLYAEFVVNFVMLLPTKNFWYTLLNGAAFNSLAVLALASHLRTMLTDPGAVPKGNATKEYMDSLLLKPGEVIYKCPKCCSIKPERAHHCSICKRCIRKMDHHCPWVNNCVGEKNQRFFVLFTMYIALISAHALGLSGMHFFSCVKVQWNECSDFSPGVSVLLLIFLCLEAVLFLTFTAVMFGTQIHSICNDETEIERLKNEKPTWERRMRWEGMKAVFGSPPSLLWCNPFTGLRLRRLLLLTQSRRSGAEFSV
- the zdhhc7 gene encoding palmitoyltransferase ZDHHC7 isoform X2, which codes for MQSSGHRLRDMEQHHPLLSAGGDAEAGGLGPGMMVGGPHTGHSSGNRTLWFIQDSCGMVCAAMTWFLVLYAEFVVNFVMLLPTKNFWYTLLNGAAFNSLAVLALASHLRTMLTDPGAVPKGNATKEYMDSLLLKPGEVIYKCPKCCSIKPERAHHCSICKRCIRKMDHHCPWVNNCVGEKNQRFFVLFTMYIALISAHALGLSGMHFFSCVKVQWNECSDFSPGVSVLLLIFLCLEAVLFLTFTAVMFGTQIHSICNDETCLV
- the zdhhc7 gene encoding palmitoyltransferase ZDHHC7 isoform X3, whose amino-acid sequence is MQSSGHRLRDMEQHHPLLSAGGDAEAGGLGPGMMVGGPHTGHSSGNRTLWFIQDSCGMVCAAMTWFLVLYAEFVVNFVMLLPTKNFWYTLLNGAAFNSLAVLALASHLRTMLTDPGAVPKGNATKEYMDSLLLKPGEVIYKCPKCCSIKPERAHHCSICKRCIRKMDHHCPWVNNCVGEKNQRFFVLFTMYIALISAHALGLSGMHFFSCVKVQWNECSDFSPGVSVLLLIFLCLEAVLFLTFTAVMFGTQIHSICNDETK